Genomic segment of Candidatus Zixiibacteriota bacterium:
CGAGGCACGCGTGTTAAACCAGCGGTAGGTGCCGTCCTTTGTACGAAATCTCTCCTGGTAACCTGAAAACTCGTGCTCGTGCAAAGGCATCCCCTCGGAGATCCACTGCTTTGATTCTTCAATGCTGTCAGGATGAAGCAACTCCATGGAGCTCTTGCCGATGTAACTTGCGGGGGAAAACCCGGTGATCTCCTCGAAACGCGGTGACAGGTACGTAAAGTTACCATCCCCGTCAAGCGAGAAAATAACATCATTGGCATTTTCCACCAGGGTACGAAACCGCCGTTCGGAAACCTTCAGGGCTTTCTCGAAACGCTTGCTCTCTATATATCCGCTGAAGATTTCGGCCGCTGTTTTCAGAAGCCTGATGTCCTCGTCATCGGTATCGTCACGGACATCCTTGCAGTCATCGAAACCGATAAATCCGTACCAACCGTTTTCGACCATAATCGGCAAAGCCAGAATGTACTTGACACCATGCAATTGCAGGAAGGCGCGCTCGTTTTCAGGGAAATCTTCGACATAACCTTCAACCGGCTGTCCGGATTCGAGAGTTTTCTTCCAGCGTTCAAAACCTTCTTGATATGGAATCATCGGGATCTCACCGTCGCCTCTTATTTCCTCCACGCTTACATCCTGGACCTCATGCACACTCCGCGCGCACAGCCCCCGGTCCGGATCAGAATAGTTCTCAAATACATATACATGGCTCGAACGGGAAGCGATCAAAAGGTGATACAATGCACGCTCGATCGCTTCATCCGGATCAGGCTCGTTTAACAGCGACTGCGTTGCCGCCGCCAGCCCTTCTTCGTACCAGACCCGTTTGGCTAGCGCTTCCTGGGCGCTTTTCTGATCCGTGATATTGCGACCGATACCGACAAAACACTCGAACTTTCCCTCGTCATTCTTTATTCCGAAAGCTGAGAGATCGACGTAGATTTTTCCGCCTTCTGAAGAATTCAACTTGTATTCGCCTCTGAAGCCCTCCGGGCTGAGTATCTTCTGCTGAAATTCTTCGTTTCCCAACCCCTCCATGATCTGATCCATCTTGCGCCCGACATTTTCCTCATGGCTCTGGCCTGTGAACTGCTGGTATGCCGGATTGGATTCGATATAATAACCCTCCGGATTCGCCACCACCATGCCGTCACGGGAATTTAAAAATATCTCGCGGTACAGCCTGAGTTTTTCCTCGGCCGCCTTGCGCTCGGTAATATCCCGCCCGATCCCCACGAAATGGGAGACATTGCCGTCCCGGTCACGGATCGGAAAGGCGGACAGGTCGAGCGTGATTATCTTGTCCGGCCGGATGAAATCGACTTCGCCCCGGTAACTTCCACGCTCTGTCAACTGGTGGTATATTTCCGGCCCCTGTTCATTTGCCAGCAACTCCATCAATTTCCTGTTGCGAAGTTTTTCAGGGTCAATTCCAAGGATGCTCTGGTGGGTCGGGTTCGATTCGATATAGCGCCCCTCCGGATCGGCGATCGCGATACCATCGAGTGAATTCAGGTAGATCTCGCGGTAGAGCCTCAGTTTATCCTCGGCTTGTCTTTGTTCGGTAATATCGATCCCGATCGCAACCACGTATTCAACCTCGCCGGAATCATCCAGAATAACCGTATTCGACCAGGAGATCAAGCGCCGTGAACCATCCTTGATCTTCCAGCAGTTTTCACCTTTGACAGGAGCACGGCTGTTTAATATATGTTTGAATCTTTGAGCCAGCGCTTCAGCCTCATCGGGCGTGATAAAGATATTCTGAAATTTCTTGCCCCGCACTTCAGCAAAAGCGTATCCGCTGACTTCTTCACAAGCCTTGTTAAAGCGCAGGATATCACCCTCGGGCGACAACACAACCACCAGCGCTCCAGCCGTGTCCAGTACAGCCGAGACGAAGTTACGTTCGCGCCGCAACTGAATTTCCGCTTCTTTTCGTTTGGTTATGTCATAAACCGCGCCGATGATTACAGTCTCACCCTCCAGCCGGGTCAATGACAGCGACAGGATTACCCAGATAATACTGCCGTCTGCGCGTTGCAAACGTGTTTCGAAACCCTGAACGTTTCCCGAGCGCTCCAGTTTCTCGACTACAAGCCGTCTATCGTCTTCATCGTAGTAGAAATCAGGGGTGCTTCTGCCAACCAGTTCCTCAGGTGGGACACCGATTAGATGTCCAAGATGATCGTTTCCAAACAACACGCGACCGTCCTCGAGACGGCTTATGATGGTCGGAATTGGCGAAGTGTCAACGATCAGGCGAAGTTGCGCATCAGCTTTCTTCATTTCCGTGATATCGGTGAACATCCAGGCTCGCCCCAATTCACGGTCGGATCGATCCCGAACAGTAACACTGAACACCGAGACATAGCGTTCAGAAGGCACTACCATCCTGAAAGCCCGGTTGTAGAGCGTTGTGATATCGAAGATATCTTCCAGGAGGCTGTCGGGATCCTGCTTTAAATTTTCGATCAATTCCGCATATTCATGCGGTTTTTCGAACCTGTCCGCTGTCTGCTCCAAAAAGCTCGTGACCTCGCTTCCCATTACCTGCTCGCTTTGCAGGTCGAAGAAATCGCAGGTACGACGGTTGGCGGCAGTGATTTTGCCGTCGACATCAGCCATAATGACAGCGGAACTGGAGGAGTCCAGAATGGACTGGAGTTCATCGCGACTGCGCGCCAGCAGACGAGCCTTCTCATCCAGCTCGCGATATGCGACCTGCAACGATTGAGTGCGCTCATCCACTTTCCGCTCCAGGGACTTGTATGCCCGGATATTGTCGACCGCCATTCCGACCATGTTAGCGAGCATCTCGAATCGGGTGACATCCTGTTCATCGAGATCACGCTCATGGTGCTGGAGGTTGCCCATAATCACTCCTATCGGACCGGCCTTAGTAGTCAATGGCGTCATAATGATCGCCTTGGTGCGAATGACCTGTCCCGGCTGTTTGGGCCAGCGACTGTCGCTGTTGAGATCACGTATCAATATCGTCTTGACTTCGTCCAGGCATTCATCAAAAACCGGTGGTCTGGAATCCGGATTTTCCCTGATATTACGCCGGAGGTTCTCGACCATTTCCTGCGGATCACGCGGGAAGCTGACCGAACGCAGGTGCCAGTCATCAGCATCGCGTACCAGAAGCGCGCCCCGGTCAAAATCGAGAGCTTCGGTCACATAACAGGCAACATCATCTAAAAGCGTATCCTCGTCAAAAATCTTGGTCAATTCGCTCGAGAGTTCATTCAATGAGGCTAATTGACGGTTGGCATATTCCAGGCGACGAGTACGCTCCTCTACCCTTTTTTCGAGGTTTTCGGAGTATTCATGCAGATCCAATCGCAGACGGTTATGCTCCAGCGCTTGATGGATATTGATCACCAGTTCACGGATTTCAAACGGCTTGAGTACAAAGTGAATCGCTCCCCGGCGAATCGCCTCCTCGGCCAGTTCGATCGTGCCATGGGCGGTGATTATTAGAAATGGAATATCGGGAACAGTTTTTTGAGCTCGCTTCAAAACCTCAAGACCATTTATCTGCGGCATATTAAGGTCGCACAGGATCACGTCAATTTTCTCACGCTCGAGAATATCCAGGCCGGCCCTGCCGCCAGACGCGGTTAAGACCTCGAAACGATCATGGTTGAGGCCTTCTTTGGTCTGCTCGAGAAGCTGTTTGTCATCATCGATGTAAAGTACTCTGATCTGATCCATCTGAAGTATATTACTCCGCAGAATTCTATGTTTGTTACCGCCTTGTAAAATATACGTTATTTTGATTCAACGCAATTCATTATCTACAAAGATTATACTGCTGTCGAACGCGGTAGTTTGTAGGCGGGCACATAAAAGCCCCCGACATCGCGGGGGCTTTATTTCTAAAGTGCTACATAATTATCTATAAACTTATGCCTGCCACCATATATGATACTTCAGCCTTGGGGTTGATCGCGAAAGTTACAAACAATGGCAGGCTGAACTCGTCGCTTATCTGAATCTCGCGCGATCCGGTGACAC
This window contains:
- a CDS encoding PAS domain S-box protein, whose protein sequence is MDQIRVLYIDDDKQLLEQTKEGLNHDRFEVLTASGGRAGLDILEREKIDVILCDLNMPQINGLEVLKRAQKTVPDIPFLIITAHGTIELAEEAIRRGAIHFVLKPFEIRELVINIHQALEHNRLRLDLHEYSENLEKRVEERTRRLEYANRQLASLNELSSELTKIFDEDTLLDDVACYVTEALDFDRGALLVRDADDWHLRSVSFPRDPQEMVENLRRNIRENPDSRPPVFDECLDEVKTILIRDLNSDSRWPKQPGQVIRTKAIIMTPLTTKAGPIGVIMGNLQHHERDLDEQDVTRFEMLANMVGMAVDNIRAYKSLERKVDERTQSLQVAYRELDEKARLLARSRDELQSILDSSSSAVIMADVDGKITAANRRTCDFFDLQSEQVMGSEVTSFLEQTADRFEKPHEYAELIENLKQDPDSLLEDIFDITTLYNRAFRMVVPSERYVSVFSVTVRDRSDRELGRAWMFTDITEMKKADAQLRLIVDTSPIPTIISRLEDGRVLFGNDHLGHLIGVPPEELVGRSTPDFYYDEDDRRLVVEKLERSGNVQGFETRLQRADGSIIWVILSLSLTRLEGETVIIGAVYDITKRKEAEIQLRRERNFVSAVLDTAGALVVVLSPEGDILRFNKACEEVSGYAFAEVRGKKFQNIFITPDEAEALAQRFKHILNSRAPVKGENCWKIKDGSRRLISWSNTVILDDSGEVEYVVAIGIDITEQRQAEDKLRLYREIYLNSLDGIAIADPEGRYIESNPTHQSILGIDPEKLRNRKLMELLANEQGPEIYHQLTERGSYRGEVDFIRPDKIITLDLSAFPIRDRDGNVSHFVGIGRDITERKAAEEKLRLYREIFLNSRDGMVVANPEGYYIESNPAYQQFTGQSHEENVGRKMDQIMEGLGNEEFQQKILSPEGFRGEYKLNSSEGGKIYVDLSAFGIKNDEGKFECFVGIGRNITDQKSAQEALAKRVWYEEGLAAATQSLLNEPDPDEAIERALYHLLIASRSSHVYVFENYSDPDRGLCARSVHEVQDVSVEEIRGDGEIPMIPYQEGFERWKKTLESGQPVEGYVEDFPENERAFLQLHGVKYILALPIMVENGWYGFIGFDDCKDVRDDTDDEDIRLLKTAAEIFSGYIESKRFEKALKVSERRFRTLVENANDVIFSLDGDGNFTYLSPRFEEITGFSPASYIGKSSMELLHPDSIEESKQWISEGMPLHEHEFSGYQERFRTKDGTYRWFNTRASIIRDEAGKVVEAIGVAHDITEMKQLLDDLEEANRELRDTQLQLVQSEKMASLGQLVAGIAHEINTPIGAVASMHNSLMRATERLNKYLENELKNHYRESEELQKYMDVIREANRVIKSGSERVITIVRRLRSFARLDEAELKRVDIHEGLEDTLTLIHHEIKHNIEVVREYGDLPPVAVYPGRLNQVFLNLLNNARQAIRGKGKIHIRTFIRNDKAVIEIEDDGIGIEPKDLPRVFDPGFTTKGVGIGTGLGLSICYRIIQEHHGKIHVESEPGQGTKFVIELPLDLDNNMRNK